The sequence CGATGAAATCATAGGGCAGCTTATAGCTTTGCGCCATGGAAAGAAACCATCCGAGTCAAACAATCGGATGAAGAATTACTATCGACGAAAATCTAGAAATCGGGAGAAGTATGGGGCTATTCAGAGAGCGGAATATCGAATTTCTCCTTCGGCGATGGATCCAAGGATTTCACGCGGCACTCTATAAATCGTATTTGCCTGCTACCGTTCGATGGGCGATTCAGGGACCTTTCCCTTCCGCGAAGATAACAGAACAAGGCCTTGTTCCCGATCAGATCAGAGAGCAACACTATGAATTCGTAACCTGTATCAAGAAAAATCGCCTCGCAGGTAATATCGACCGCCTTGTTACTAACAACGGAAAGCTCATATACGAGTGTGTTTGGGATAAGTTGAGCGACGGGACGGCATGCTGCGTGTTTGCGTTAGATCTGTATGGGTGGGCGGATCTTGGTGACGTTAATAACTTTCCTCGGCGAGGATGTGCCGGGCTATATTCCCACCTGAACCAGGCAGTCCCAGAAGATGCGGCGCGGGCAACCAACCTTGTATTCGAAATAGAGCAAAGTGAGCGCGCAGATCCATTCGTAATGTAACCACCTCGCCTTGATCTGGTTCGAGCTCGCCCAAAGGGTAATCCCTGGATAATCCCGATGCAGATAGCGTGGGCGACGAACCGGCCGTAGGTTGCGTCCTTGCATTCATTCCAATCAGACTCCACCCAATAGTTCCGCGTTGAGATCCGCTTGAGAAAGTGCTGTGTGGTGAAAGGGCTCTTGCCGTCACGGAGCAGTCCGTCAAAAAACTCGTTATGCCCAATTGGCAAGCTCACCACAATCTGTCCGCCGGGGGCGAGGCATCGGTTCCGGAGGTGCGCGATGGCCTGTAGAAGCTTGTCTGGCTCACGCGGTACTTCATCCCAACCCACGTGTTCCAGGGTCGAAATGCTGAGGATCACATCGTATCGCGCTGTCGGCGCAAACTCGACGATATCCTGATTGAGTACTCCTGGCGCGACCTCGTACTTATCGGCCACGTCGTGGTGGATTGGGACATAGTGCGAGAGTACGTTGCCAACCTCAAGAATCCGCGCGGTCTGATGGCGAAGCAGGATGTCTCGGAAGATCGGGATTTCGACGCCACGCTCGTTTTTCCATGTCTTGTTGCAAAAGTGATAGAGGTACGAGCAGAGTTGGGGTCGGATCTTGCTTTGTGTATCACGAATGCAAGTCTTCTCTTCTGGCACTGCAGCTCCGGAGGAGGAGTTTGATGAGCCTATCGGTGTGTGAGTAGACGCGCAAATTCAGCGGCTGAAAGAACAGGGACGCCGCTGTAGTTCGAGAATTCAAAATCCCGGTCGCCGGTCACGAGGTACTGAGGTTTTGGGGGCGTGGCCATAATATCAAGGAAAGGGCGGTCGTGTTCGTCACGGATAGGAAGTTTTGTGGAGACAGGATCAACAAATTGGGCTTGGGCATGGACAGTTGTCAAGAAGTCCTCCAGATTGACCCCAGCTCGGGCAAAAGCGGGTTGGAGTTTAGGCCGGTGGACTACGGCCTCAAGTTCCGCAAAGGTAGCCGCACTCATAATTGGAATGATACGTCGCCGCAGGAGAGCCTGAACGATTCGCGCCGGAGGTCCCACAGCGGACAATAGGCCGGACACCAACACATTGGTGTCAAGAATGACGCGCACGCTTGCGTCGCACCGCCTCGACTTCGGCGGCGATCCGATCGGGTGTGATTCCTAGCTCGCCTGTCGCGCGGCGGAGTTTGCGCACCATGCGGGCGAGTCGGGTGCGACTGGCGGCGCGTGCCGGTGATTCTAGGATCAGGATCTCAGCCCCTCGGTATGCAACGACAGGCTTGCCCCAACCTTTCACCCACGCCGAGGGGATGACCACGTTTGTTTTTGATGTGTGCTTAACCGATTTCACCGGATCCAGCTTTCATCGGATTGATGCATGGGAGTATAGCACGGTGGGATGCTTTGGTATATCGCCGGTTAAGCGGGAATCACCAGCGACGCGCGGCATATTGCTGCGATAGCAAATCCATGCTCTTAGGCCTTTTGGCTATGTTATCCCTGGATGGTTCCGATCACGATAGCATATGCGACGAATCGTCCATAGGTTGCGTCCTTGCACCCATTCCAATCCGACTCCACCCAATAGTTCCGCGTTGAGATCCGCTTGAGAAAGTGCTGCTGCGTAAAGGGGCTCTTGCCGTCACGGAGCAGTCCGTCAAAAAAATCGTTATACCCAATTGGCAAGCTGACCATGATCTGTCCGTCTGGGGCAAGGCATCGGTCTCGGAGGTGCTCGATGGCCTGTAGGAGCTTGGCTGGCTTGCGTGGTACTTCATCCCAACCCACGTGCTCCAGAGTTGAGATGCTCAGGATGAGGTCATAGCGTGCTGTCGGCGCAAACTCGACGATATCCTGATTGATGACTCCCGGCGCGACTTCATACTTATCGACCACGTCGTGGTGGATTGGGACATAGTGCGAGAGTACGTTGCCGACCTCAAGAATGCGCGCGGTCTGATGGCGAAGCAGGATGTCTCGGAAGATCGGGATTTCGACGCCGCGCTCGTTTTTCCATGTCTTGTTGCAAAAGTGATAGAGGTACGAGTAGGTGCGCCCGTTGAAAGCAAAGGTGTTGGCCCTCGTCCAGCGGGTCAGTGTCATTTTGGCGAAGCGCCAATAGCGCCTTAAAGCACTTTCGTCGCCGGTCTCGGCGCGGGTGTAATCGTACGTGTAGGGCATGAAGAAATTGATTACTCGAAGACGATGAGGGAGCCCGGGGATTTCATCTTGAAGATCTGCAGCGCGTTATAGATACCCTTGGCGGGATGGTTCAGGATGAGACGAGAGTTTGTGATGTGAGTATCGAGTAGCTCGTACTGCCCGCCGCTATAGTACAGATCGCAGTCGTCGATCTGACAATTCTTGTAGACGTGATTGTCTAGTGCAAGTTTGGCCTTAGAGAAAGTTTGCCCGTCGATAATAATGTAGTTCGGTTCGAGTCCCATAGGTCCTTTGCCTGGCGAACTATAGCAAAGTAAATGGCAGCCGTAAACCAGTGAAGAGGAGAGAGGGTTGGTCACCTCGCAGATTGGAAGACATTCTAGTTCGGGACAATCCGAGACATGATGCCACCTTGGGTCAGGATATAGAGTTCTCCCAGACCATCCTGGCCGAAGCTAGTGATCGAAGACGCCGCCAGCAACGGCCATTCAGTTCGCTCGATGGCTGAGCCGTTGTTGACGCGGAAGCTGCGGACCAAGCCAGCGCAGAAATCGGCATAAAAATAGGTCCCTTGAATGGCAGGGGCAGCTGAGCCTCGATAGACGAAACCGCCGGTGACTGAGCACGCACCGTCCTCATGTGGATAGTCTAGTATCGGTAACGTCAGTCCTCCGTTGTTACAATTGGTTAAGGGATTAAAGCAGATTGATCCTTCCATCAATCGCCAGCCATAGTTGAGTCCTCGCCCGGCATTGGGGCCGGATGACACGTTGATTTCTTCTCTCGTCGCTTGTCCGACATCGGCGATGTACAGATTGTCTCCATCAAAAGCAAAGCGCCAAGGATTCCGCAGGCCATAGCTCCACACCAGCTGATTACCTCCGGTGAGGACAAAAGGATTCGCGCCTCCGCTGGTGCAGGCTGCCCCTGGGGTGGCCGGATCAATTCGGAGAATTTTCCCCAGCCGACTCGTAAGACTTTGCGCGTTGTTGTTCGGATCACCCGAACTTCCTCCGTCTCCGACGCCCGCGTAGAGGCATCCATCCGGTCCGAATGCCAACATGCCTCCGTTATGGTTGGCAAAGTTTGGATGGGGAATGGTGACCAAGATCACCTGCGATGTTGCATCGGCCACATTGGCGTCTGATGCCGACACCAACAATCGACTGACGGTGATAGCGCCATTGATGTCCGTATAGTGGACG is a genomic window of Candidatus Nitrospira kreftii containing:
- a CDS encoding hypothetical protein (conserved protein of unknown function), producing MGLEPNYIIIDGQTFSKAKLALDNHVYKNCQIDDCDLYYSGGQYELLDTHITNSRLILNHPAKGIYNALQIFKMKSPGSLIVFE
- a CDS encoding hypothetical protein (conserved protein of unknown function), translating into MRVILDTNVLVSGLLSAVGPPARIVQALLRRRIIPIMSAATFAELEAVVHRPKLQPAFARAGVNLEDFLTTVHAQAQFVDPVSTKLPIRDEHDRPFLDIMATPPKPQYLVTGDRDFEFSNYSGVPVLSAAEFARLLTHR
- a CDS encoding hypothetical protein (conserved protein of unknown function) — its product is MPYTYDYTRAETGDESALRRYWRFAKMTLTRWTRANTFAFNGRTYSYLYHFCNKTWKNERGVEIPIFRDILLRHQTARILEVGNVLSHYVPIHHDVVDKYEVAPGVINQDIVEFAPTARYDLILSISTLEHVGWDEVPRKPAKLLQAIEHLRDRCLAPDGQIMVSLPIGYNDFFDGLLRDGKSPFTQQHFLKRISTRNYWVESDWNGCKDATYGRFVAYAIVIGTIQG
- a CDS encoding putative glucose/sorbosone dehydrogenase codes for the protein MIRYGLSINQNNGLRMTTVILRTILCICFTGILAACGEEGETQDSSPTSTSLKLQTISSNLNSPVFLTAPRGDVNRLFVVEQGGTIRILDRTTGRQLSTFLTLTGMTSGGEQGLLGLAFDPNYNANGRFYVHYTDINGAITVSRLLVSASDANVADATSQVILVTIPHPNFANHNGGMLAFGPDGCLYAGVGDGGSSGDPNNNAQSLTSRLGKILRIDPATPGAACTSGGANPFVLTGGNQLVWSYGLRNPWRFAFDGDNLYIADVGQATREEINVSSGPNAGRGLNYGWRLMEGSICFNPLTNCNNGGLTLPILDYPHEDGACSVTGGFVYRGSAAPAIQGTYFYADFCAGLVRSFRVNNGSAIERTEWPLLAASSITSFGQDGLGELYILTQGGIMSRIVPN
- a CDS encoding hypothetical protein (conserved protein of unknown function), which produces MPEEKTCIRDTQSKIRPQLCSYLYHFCNKTWKNERGVEIPIFRDILLRHQTARILEVGNVLSHYVPIHHDVADKYEVAPGVLNQDIVEFAPTARYDVILSISTLEHVGWDEVPREPDKLLQAIAHLRNRCLAPGGQIVVSLPIGHNEFFDGLLRDGKSPFTTQHFLKRISTRNYWVESDWNECKDATYGRFVAHAICIGIIQGLPFGRARTRSRRGGYITNGSARSLCSISNTRLVARAASSGTAWFRWEYSPAHPRRGKLLTSPRSAHPYRSNANTQHAVPSLNLSQTHSYMSFPLLVTRRSILPARRFFLIQVTNS